GATTGAAGTAACTTGATATTTGCATCATGACAGTGATAATAATTCTAAGTTtgacaagatttttttctttatgagtgGTTCCAATAAATTTTCAGACTTAGGTCTATCTGGTGGAGAAGAGCTGGACCAAAAGTGCATCATAGCTTCCACATTCTATTTTAGAGAAGTGTAGGGATAATTAATCATAGTCAAGTTCTCTGGTGATTATATTAGAAGAATAAATGTAGTGTTTCATTTTCATGCAAATCACTCTTCTTGTTCTTCAGTCTTGGAAATGtttagttgttttaattttgtcaTACTTGTAATCACTTGTGAATAACATTTCCCATTTTTCtgctaatttggaaaaaaaacccaccatcTTGTCTCTAGAAATTAAAGGCTAATAAATATATCCCCCTTTCCGAGTATCAGAGAGATACATCATTACATGTGTACATGCTGAACACATTTGTTTTGATATttactattgtttattttttcatttccttttttcttcttcttaaaaaGTCTTTTTGGATTGCTTATCTATGTTGACTAATTCCCATCTTTTAGATATTCTTCTTTATATACCCCATTGTGATCCTAGGTCTTAGAATGCAGAACTTTAACAATGGAGCCTGGAgatagtgatattgaacattctgtctaattttcattttttcctcataaaactaattttaaaattctatattctTAACACTTTTGCCATTGGCCCACACAACTTTGCTTTTCATCAGTGTCTAAAGTGGCTGAAACATCAGCATCAGGTGGTGGCAATGCCTTAAGGGATATCTTATCATATGCAGCATGGCATCTCTGGGTAGGCATGTTAAGTTATCCTATATTACTTAGGCTAATTTGTGAAAAAGTTGGTAGgctcaatgaaataaacaaacattttgtAAAGAGGTGGAATAATCTCCCCACCCAGTATCTTATTCAAgtttttttaaagagtaattCCATCCCTAGACTTCCCACACTTAGTGGTCTCACATATAACATACACATAGCAGACCCTCACTAGCAAACCTATTAAGAGAATAAATGAGTTTGCAGCATTAGTTGCTCAACCCAATTTGAGTACAGTTTTTGCTTATGTCACACACTGAACACACAGTTAAATGAACTTTTACTTCTTCCCTCTCTAATGCTGTTGGCTCCCTCAGATCATCTCCTGCATAAATAACCTGCACCTGAATCTTGACTCTGCTCTTAGGGTCACCCTAACTAAGACAAGATTATCTGAATAATGGCATATTACTTTTCAATATCTGAAATAAGTGTAGGACAGGAAGTACAAATTGTGCTGTTTTCTAGAAGACAGAATACTTTTTTAAGGTCTCATAATCTCAATTATAAATGAAAACTTAAGTGACCTTGGCATACTGTCAATGTAAATCtagcttttaaaaaagagatcTTCTCTGCACCATGAATTCTAGATCTATCTgggcttttaaattttaaccCTTTAGGGAAATTGAACTCAAATAGTAGGAGCACTTGTTCTTCAGGAAGCCTGAGGGTTATTAAAAAGGCCAATCCAAAATATTGTAGTAGCTATGAAACTGTGCAGAAGAGAGGCCAACTATGAGGAAAATGGCGATGTACAAACATTTATGTTGATATTTGCCTCCTGCTCTCATATTTTAGAAACTTCCTAGATACTTAGCAATTTGATTTATCTCATAAGATTCCCATATAAAAGATAAAGTTgtcatttatttgaaatccaTCTAGAGAATTTAAGAAAACgtgaggcgcggtggctcatgcctgtaatcccagcactttgggtggccgaggcgggcggatcatgaggtcaggagatcgagactatcttggctaacaagatgaaaccccgtctccactaaaaatacaaaaattagccgggcgtggtggcgggcgcctgtagtcccagctacttgggaggctgaggcaggagaatggcgtgaacccgggaggcggagcttgcagtgagccaagatcgcgccactgcactccggcctgggtgacagagcaagactccgtctcaaaaaaaaaaaaaaaagaaaacgtgagGGTTCTGCATTCCAGATTATCCTTTGCACCTGAAGCGGTGCCTTGGTTCAACAAGGCCTTGTCTGGACTCTCTAGTGTTCAGATACGCATAGACGTAGGGTCAATTGTCTCAGCAATTGACCCTAAGTCCCTTATTATATGCTTCAAGGAGGAAAAGCTCAGATTTGTCCAAGGTCAGATAACAGCAGCAGGCTGGACCTCGGTTTCCTGTCTGTCTTCTGCTGTGACTGGGCCACATGAAAAAAGGTTCCAATTGGGTATGAAGACTTCCCATAAAACGTTGGCTCAGATGGATATACTGGTGTTAATATCAAAAAAGAAGGTCAgagttgggctgggcacggtggctcacgcctgtaatcccagcactttgggaggccgaggcgagggtatcacaaggtcaggagttcaagaccagcctgaccaatgtggtgaaaccctgtctctactaaaaatacaaaaaattagccaggcgtggtggtgtgcacctgtaatcccagctactaaggaggctgaggcaggagaattgcttgaacctgggaggcggaggttacagtgagctgagatcatgccattgcactccagcctgggtgatacagtgagactccatctcaaaagaaaaaaaaaagaaagtcagagtTAAGACTGGTGTGTAAACCATtaaggaataatttaaaaaaaatttgttttagcaAGCCACATGCCAAAATAATCAGAAATTCACAAAGAAGTCTTGTCTCATTGCATATTTGCTGGGACAAATGCATCATTAATGTTCTTAGTTTAGAATGAAATCTTCAAAGTCTTGACGGTTTCTTTCaaaatcatcattattattgtgGATTAAATTCACTATTAAGTTATAAAACTTTATATAAGTTATGAAGTGTTTGAAggtacttttttgttgttattgttgctggtCATTTCAGGGATaccaagaaaatatttcttgTCCCCAAATTTTCTTCTCACTTGTCTCCTTGATGCCTAACATTTTGCCTTTGATTtctgccttttgggttttcatcaTGGTGGGCTGCTGAAGAGATGTCAATGATACACAATGGCATATCAGCTTCAGTTACTTAGTAGTAGTCTTCCAGAGAGTTGACACCCAAGGGAATGGCACATGGGATGGAAAGTTTTTATGTAAGTCATAAGAGAGAGCACCAAAGAAGGGAGATCTGCATTAAGGTGAGGACAAAGTAGaagtaaattttttgaaaaagagaaacacCAAGAGAGTAGCAGAAGCTGCTGAATTATAATATTGCCTACCCCACAGTTTTGGCTAGAATTTGCTCTGATGGCTAATAATTTACAGAGGCTTTGgagtttttcctttttgctaACACACTGATTACATTTACATGGTGTTTTACAAGTTATCAAGCACAGCCATAGGCATGATCTTATCTAAGCTACTCTGTCAGTTAGCCAGGATGGGTACCagcagctccattttacagacaatgaAATCGAGGCCCAGAGTTGTTAAGAGACTGGTTCCAACTCACATAAGCAGTGAAAGGAGAAGCCAACATGGGAACTCTCCTATTGTGGTTTTGACAGGTGATTTTTCCCCTGCACTGCATGAggttgggaaaatattttatgctttggaCTCAGATGACCCAGGCTTAAACTTGCCAATTTTCTTGCCAGCAGTATGACTTTGAATATGTTACTAACtgctctgaatctcagtttcttcatctgtaaaaagagaaaaatgattctACCTTGTCAGATTGTTGTGAAAATTTCATTTGGTAAAGCAAGAAAAGCAACCAGCTtaatgcttggcacacagtaggcactcaatatacTTTCCCTGCAGttaaagatgaaatgatgaatgaGGGTAACTGTTAGATGACACCATGCCTCCTTGTTTACTTTAATTCCTGAAATGATCTCCTGtgaaagagagagtgtgtgtgtgcatatgttaaTGCATCTGTGCATATGCACACCTGTGTGCATGTCTTGGTGTATACCACACGCACCTGTGCACATCTCTTAGGGCACTGAAGTTGTTCTCTATGTTCTTAGGCTTTGTGGAACCAGACATAGTGATCAAACATAGAGAATATTTCTACTGCAGATAACTAGAAACTAGATCATGGCAATAAAGCTAATCGAACCAGATGGATCCTAGCTCTGTGACATGGCTGACTTCCAGAAGCACAGGCTTTTTTGCTCTCAAATACCAGGATGATGCCTGGAGTTCTGAGTCTGATGACCTGGAAGATTTGGGGTAATTCCCTTTAGTAGACACAGCTATGGACTCACACAAAATTGCATTCGTTTTTGAGTCTACTTTATTTAcagttatttattctttcttgaaAACTTTTATCATAGCCTTGATTAAAATAAGTTCATAAAATAATCTTCACTGTATTTGTTACATATGGCACAGAATAATTTAGCACTTTATGTCTCGTTGATGCACAAATGGGAGAAGCACCCTTTGCTAAAAGCAGTACAGTGACTTAGTTCAATTTGGCTAAGgtagcactttaaaaaattaccatgAGATGGCGCTGTGGCCAAGTAGATGCAGTATGCTTTAGCCCGTTTTCCCTAATTATGGCagttaattgctttttttttaatataaaggaaTCTATCATTCAACTTAAAGTAGAGCAAGGTTTGTTACTCCGTTTTAATAGTATTGATTAAAAGTGAATCCTTTAATCACAGATCTATAAATCATTTGACAACTGTGTTTCACTTAGGTGTGAGTCTGTTTAAAAAGCCATAGTAGTCAGAAAATCGCCAGACTAAACAAAGGGCCCAAAGGTACCATTTTATTTACGATCAAGAAACTATATATGTGGACCATTGTTTTCGCCACCCTCAGAGACTTGTCATAAAAGTTCTTCCACAAAATTAGATTAAATTCCAGTTTATTTAAAGAGCTGATATTTTTGTTACACTTTAATCTCCTTTGCAGCAATGGAAGGTCATAGAAATATTAGAACATGAATTCACATTTAAATAAACATgatacaaacatgcacacatgtgtatatactgAGTGTTTTCATTGACTTGCTTTTCgtccatataaatatataaatattgaataaagtgCATGAGAACATGTCTGTACATATATACAGCTACACATTTGCCTGTACAGTATACATTTGAATAGATActtatggaagaaaaaaacacGTACACATTTGTAATATATAGGTAGTCAAAAGACATCTATCAGGCAACATTAATGTTCATTCTGATCAAGATTGAGTATATGGGGGTAGAATCTGTAATCTTTTCcctaatatataatgaaatgtgCAGAGTTATAAGTGAAGGCAAAATACATTAGAGCGGagacattttaacatttatattttcatcagTTAGTATGGTATCATAAGGAGTAGTTCAGTTCAAATGCAGCCTTGGTACTAGCAGCATATTATACATTCTATCTTTGAAAGAGTGAACCATCTTTCAACATATCTATGAGGACATAATGAGAATTTTATGCATTTCCAAATTACACAATGACACTTCCCACATTCTTTAGTTttcaaatctgtatttttttccaaaggtTTAGGGCAAAAACTGTTTCTGATTCAATAGAAATGCTTCAGCATTGTAGTCATATATCTAACATTGATTCCAATAACAACATGCAATTTAACCTTGAGTGTTATAATATCAAGGTACATTAACTGTTGTTAATCTCTTTTTCCCTTTAGTAACCatttcaatgaaatattataataTCTGCTTTTCTATTAGGGAGCCCAGTGTCAATGAGTAATACTGAAATGAGTGAGTTTTtggagaaatagaagaaaaattttgcTCAAAACTATGGTAGTTATAAATTGGCTTCAGATTGAGGTGcatatttctaaattaattgCAATGTTAAGCCTCAAGTGATGTTTTCCCCCTCCTTTATTTGTTTGGTGTTTATTGGTAACCAATCaggaaaacttatttttaaaactactctCACAGTTgaaacaaacttatttctgaaccaGGTAAGAAGGAAATAAGTTGAAAGGATTCTAAAAATAagtctgtttatattttttgacTAAGACCATTTCAGtttagtcattttctttttttctttctttttttttttttttgtgatagggtctcgctctgttgcccaggaggaAATGGCAGTGGTGTGaagttggctcactgcagccttgagcttctgggctcaagtgatccttgtgtctcagcctcccgtgtagctgggaccacagttgtgtgccaccaggatcagataattttttgattttctttgtagagacagggaggtctcactttgttacctaggttggtctcaaactcttggcctcaagtgatcctcccatctcagcctcccaaagtgctaggattacacgcatgagcctccgtgcctggctgAGCCATTTCGTTTAAAGGCaaggattttgttttaattatttttatatttctcatatcTAGAAATTTGCTTCACACATAAATGTACACTCAATAGATGATCGTGGAACCAAGCAGAAAGGTTTTAATAAATAGTATAAACCAATGGATCTGAAAGCATCAATTTACCTGATGAGTGTCATAGGAAAGTCACCTGCTTTTTTACAGAGATGTCCTAGGACTCTACCACTGTCAGTAGCCGGAAACCTGAGCTCATCCTCAATCCTGACACAGTTACATCAATATAGGTTTACTGCTCAAAAGAGTGCATGCATGATGCAGTCATTTCACAGCAAGTTACCAAATACCTCGATAGTGCTGTTTTAGAGAAGCAATGGCTAGAAACGCATTTGGTAATGTTAAATCATCCTTTTGCTAGTTTACCTAGAAGAACAAATATTAAACAAGACCACACAGGAAATTCAGAGTAAAGCACAAGAAGTAGAAGAGAAAGCAGCAATAGTTATTGAATAACATTTGAAATCTTTTTCACTTCTGAGAATTAACTTGAAATGCAACAAATGCCAGCAACCTTGTGAATATTTCAAAATGGTATCTATGAAAAAGCAGGAATGAAAAATGTTGTCaagtatttcatttaattatcttAGCAATACAGATTTTATAACACTGACCTTagtgtctttttttctcctttcaaaatatatactgtagtaagttttaaagataatttttaagagGCCAttatattcaataaaattttCACTATTTATAGCTATTTTTATTTACAGCAATAGGTAACCAACTCAATCCCATGTCATCAATGAACAGCATAGCAGCAAGGTTTCCACTTGAAAATAGAAGTTAATTTAGATTTACTTAGGGCTTCATAATTATACAATAAAAGTGAATCATTTTAAAGACATATCATTTACAATGTTATAAATAAGTATCAGAAAGCTCACAGCTGAAATGCTGTCAGAACATTTTCCAAGCACACATTTTGTAGCATTGAACCCCGCTTTTCATTGACAGAATAAAATGAGGCATACAGATATGATTGTTGGTTCCACTAGACTTGTCTAATTTTTTccaatctcttatttttttttttccagataggtGAAAGCTTGCTCAGTGTGCCCTCCACAGTTGCCACGGCAACTAGCCTATCACACACAGCTCACCTTTTCATTCACTCTGTCGCTATTGTCTTTAGAAGCATCTTCAGAATGCTGCTTTCCTAGAGCAACCATTGAGCAGTCATTATCTGTTGTCTTGGCATCttgctttgaattctttttttgtcCCATTTGAAGTTGGCTAGACTTGTAGGCCAAAGCCGGTATAGTGTTCACTAAAATTAACTgcaatggttttttgttttccttgtactGACACTGAATATACCGTGAAAAGGCTGACCTATAGGTCTTGTTGAACAGTGTGTAGACTAGTGGGTTGACTGCTGAAGAGAGATAACCGATCCAAACAAACACATTGAGCAGGGCCCCAATGACATCCTCATTGCAGGACTCTTTGCAGATGACGGCCATGATGTTCGTGATGAAGAAAGGGCACCACATCACCACAAACAGGAAGAAGACGATGCCCAGCACCTTGCATGCCTTTTGCTCATTGCTGATGGACTGCATAGTCCTCCTGCCTGTGTAGGACCCTGGCTCCCTATGGATCGACCGCTGGAAGAGCTTTTCTGAAGACAAAGAACTCTGAGGGAGGAAGCTGAAAGAAGCTAATTTGGCCCGTGTGCCATGATCACTTACACACAAAGTAGCTTCTTTCTGGAGTGACTTGATAGTTAGAAAGTAGGTGATCACCATGATGGTTAAGGGAATGAAAAATGACACAAAAGAGCCGATCAGGACAAAGTTATCATCGGCGAGTAAGCAACTCCCCTCCTTAAAGACCTTCGAATCGTCCTGTAGCCCAAAGACTGGTATTGGCATGGATATACCTGGAGttgaacagaaaatgaaacatgaTTATTAAGGAATTGAGTATATGAAGGCAAGAGCATCACCACATAATGTTGGCTATTGACAAGATTTTATATCAACATTGTTTAAAATCTTAACATACTTTGAGAATTTAAAATTCCTTTGGACTTACATATGTGTTTTGTAAGTATATATTACGTAGTTCCTTGTATGTTATATTGCCATATGTAGCTAACCCTTTACTTATAAAGAAGTATAATAAatctagctttattttttatgccATATTATTCTGATTATAATATTATACTTATTAATTGAAGAAACACACAGaggcaaataaactaaaaaatgtcCAATAACGTCACCATCTAGAGATAGCCACAATTAACAACTGATGcggttcattttatttatctattcatttatttatttatttttgtctatgaAAATCTAGAATatagatttgtttctttttttgacgcTGTTCGTTTTAGATACATTCACACACTTACCATGTGcacacattttaaaacagaattgAGGTTCTTTTTCACaaacagttctgtatctttttttaaaatgtaatatgtcACAAGCAtggtttatatataaaaataactataaaattttaaatatagtttattttctctctagaaAATTTGGGAGgtataaaaatgtaacaatgaataaagaaaaataatatgcgTTCTCCCCAGTCAGGGGCAAccataatttacattttcatcatttcttcttccacttaCATGTACATATAAAAACAATGTGTATCTGCAGTACTTTACATGCAGTACTTTGTATCTTACATGTTTTAGATCTTTTTATTCCATTTAACATTATAAATCATGATAAttgcacataaaatatttttgagaaatacaattttctaatattaatttaaaataactttaaccaattttaattctttttaaaaaagcttttattatggaaaatttttaaCATACACACGACTAACAAACCAAAAACCTAACCCAGTACAGTGAAATTGTCACCCAGCTTCAAAGATTATCAGCTCAAGCCCAGTCTTGTTTCATCCATACGTCCTCTGGCTGCCATCCCTCTCATGTTATTATGAAGCAAATCCTAGACATCACGTCATCcaatctgaaaatatttgttaCGTAGATCTAAAAGCCATGTGCTCTTAGACAAACCTAATATTTTCACAATACCATTCTCACTCCTAAATAGAAGTTTAATATTTCCTTAATATTAAATGTAGAGTTAGTGTTCAAATTTCCAATTGTCCCATAAAGGttgttgtatgtttttagtagtaGAGCATTCATAAGGGtggattacaaaaaaaaagacagccatAGACTTTTTATTGACAAATATAACAGGTAGGTATAGGATGAGATAATACAGGGGAACATGGGCCTATATGGTCCattgctccatcacccagattTGGGGGATCTGTAAAGCTCCCTCAGGTACAGGGATTaggcagaggaggaagcagaAGTGAATAAAGGCAACCCCTGGCCTCTAATCATGCTACATGCCCCACATGATGATAGCACCTTTTTAAAGGAAGATTAGACTGGCCATGTTGTGCAGTTTCACCACCCAACCCCCACCATGGACAACCTCTCTGCTCCTGGGGAAATAGGCATATCTTTCTCTACTGGACTGGGATGGTTGGTCCAAGGCAATCATGAGATGGCTTATTCTCTCTGCCATAAAGGTAGAATCAGGATGACAAAAAAGAGAGGAAACATGAATCAAGTACTCTGTAAAACTTAGTTTAAGATTGTTTCTTTCATGAAATGGTAGATATTGCAGGGACAGCCTGggagaaaaaggcagaaaaaaagttcCCTTCTAACTCCTGCCCATATTATCAGCACACTCAGAATTGTAGAATGAAGAGTGTCGTGGTTACTGCTTCTGACCATCTTTAGAGTCTAATACGTGGTCTCACACCAGCCAAGAACACTGGTTTATTCCAGAGTTGGGGGCCACTGCCTCACTCTTGCCATCCATCTGGAAAAAGGTTTTTGGAGAATCTCTAAACTAACTTCTGCATACTCAGAACAGAGTTCCACTTCATCCAAGCACAGACATGACTGTCCTAACCTCATGTCACCTCACATTGGCCATCGTGGCCAGGAGAGAACATTGAGTTGATATAATATTCAACACAAGTCTTTCTTAGTGACATTTGCCATTATCTTCAAAGACTTAATTGACAATATTTGTCACTTGCCTATGCAAGCCCATCCAGGATTCTTGGAAGGTGGAGATAAATGACATC
The Symphalangus syndactylus isolate Jambi chromosome 15, NHGRI_mSymSyn1-v2.1_pri, whole genome shotgun sequence DNA segment above includes these coding regions:
- the HTR2A gene encoding 5-hydroxytryptamine receptor 2A isoform X2; its protein translation is MQFLKSAKQKPNYYHIMLVEDQEEGTLHQFNYCERCSESQNNKCISCVDPEEKWYRWPLPSKLCAVWIYLDVLFSTASIMHLCAISLDRYVAIQNPIHHSRFNSRTKAFLKIIAVWTISVGISMPIPVFGLQDDSKVFKEGSCLLADDNFVLIGSFVSFFIPLTIMVITYFLTIKSLQKEATLCVSDHGTRAKLASFSFLPQSSLSSEKLFQRSIHREPGSYTGRRTMQSISNEQKACKVLGIVFFLFVVMWCPFFITNIMAVICKESCNEDVIGALLNVFVWIGYLSSAVNPLVYTLFNKTYRSAFSRYIQCQYKENKKPLQLILVNTIPALAYKSSQLQMGQKKNSKQDAKTTDNDCSMVALGKQHSEDASKDNSDRVNEKVSCV
- the HTR2A gene encoding 5-hydroxytryptamine receptor 2A isoform X1 gives rise to the protein MDILCEENTSLSSTMNSLMQLNDDTRLYSNDFNSREANTSDAFNWTVDSENRTNLSCEGCLSPSCLSLLHLQEKNWSALLTAVVIILTIAGNILVIMAVSLEKKLQNATNYFLMSLAIADMLLGFLVMPVSMLTILYGYRWPLPSKLCAVWIYLDVLFSTASIMHLCAISLDRYVAIQNPIHHSRFNSRTKAFLKIIAVWTISVGISMPIPVFGLQDDSKVFKEGSCLLADDNFVLIGSFVSFFIPLTIMVITYFLTIKSLQKEATLCVSDHGTRAKLASFSFLPQSSLSSEKLFQRSIHREPGSYTGRRTMQSISNEQKACKVLGIVFFLFVVMWCPFFITNIMAVICKESCNEDVIGALLNVFVWIGYLSSAVNPLVYTLFNKTYRSAFSRYIQCQYKENKKPLQLILVNTIPALAYKSSQLQMGQKKNSKQDAKTTDNDCSMVALGKQHSEDASKDNSDRVNEKVSCV